The Metabacillus sediminilitoris genome window below encodes:
- the galE gene encoding UDP-glucose 4-epimerase GalE: MAVLVCGGAGYIGSHTVSELLDRNEDVIVVDNLQKGHKPAVLDGAKLYSGDLRDEAFLKNVFQENEIEAVIHFAADSLVGESVELPLQYYENNVYGTMCLLKVMTEYNVKKIVFSSTAATYGEAENIPILETDPTVPTNPYGETKLAVEKMLKWSRQAYGLNYVVLRYFNVAGAHMEGKLGEDHQPETHLIPIILQVALGKREKIMIFGDDYQTADGTCIRDYIHVTDLADAHILAIEKLRKDNKSATYNLGNGNGFSVKEVIETAREVTGHPIPAEIAPRRAGDPAILIASSEKAINELGWKPKYADLHTMIKSAWNWFQKNPNGYLK; this comes from the coding sequence ATGGCAGTATTAGTTTGTGGTGGAGCTGGATACATAGGGAGTCATACCGTATCAGAGCTTTTGGATCGTAATGAGGATGTCATTGTTGTTGATAATCTTCAAAAGGGACATAAACCAGCTGTTTTAGACGGCGCAAAGCTTTATTCAGGGGATTTACGTGATGAGGCTTTCCTAAAAAATGTTTTCCAAGAGAATGAGATTGAAGCTGTTATTCATTTTGCAGCGGATTCACTTGTAGGTGAAAGTGTTGAGCTTCCCCTTCAATATTATGAAAACAACGTTTACGGTACAATGTGCCTTTTAAAAGTAATGACGGAATATAATGTGAAGAAAATCGTCTTTTCTTCAACAGCAGCAACATATGGTGAAGCAGAAAATATTCCGATTTTAGAAACAGATCCAACAGTTCCAACAAATCCGTACGGTGAAACAAAGCTTGCAGTTGAAAAAATGCTGAAGTGGAGCAGGCAGGCGTACGGTCTTAACTATGTTGTCCTTCGTTACTTTAATGTAGCTGGTGCACATATGGAAGGGAAGCTTGGTGAAGATCATCAGCCAGAGACACATTTGATCCCAATTATTTTACAAGTAGCTTTAGGGAAGCGTGAAAAAATTATGATCTTTGGTGATGACTATCAAACAGCTGATGGCACATGTATCCGTGATTATATTCATGTTACAGACTTAGCAGATGCACATATTTTAGCAATTGAAAAGCTTCGCAAAGATAATAAAAGTGCAACATATAATCTAGGGAATGGAAATGGATTTTCTGTAAAAGAGGTTATTGAAACGGCTAGAGAAGTAACAGGACATCCGATTCCAGCTGAGATAGCACCGCGTCGTGCAGGTGACCCGGCGATATTAATCGCTTCATCAGAAAAGGCAATTAATGAGCTCGGCTGGAAACCTAAATATGCAGATCTTCACACGATGATCAAAAGTGCGTGGAACTGGTTCCAAAAAAATCCGAACGGCTATTTAAAATAA